In Taeniopygia guttata chromosome 34, bTaeGut7.mat, whole genome shotgun sequence, the DNA window aatcaggggaaaatctcaggaattttggggaaaatccagggaaaaaatatctgaaatccATGGGGAAATCTAtgggaaaattccaggaaaaatccatggaaaattccatggaaaattccaggaaaattcctgggaaaatcagggaaaaattggggggaataGAGGGGAAAGAACGgggaaatcagggaaaaatcagggaaaaatcacaggaatttggggaaaatccatggaaaaaatctttgaaatccATGGGGAAATCCATGGGGAAATCCAGgggaaaatccatggaaaattccaggaaaattcctgggaaaatcagggaaaaatccCAAGAGTTTCAGGGGAAATCCATGGGAAAATCCCTGGAAGAATCCGTGGAAAATTCAccagaattccagggaaaatccatggaataaatccctgaaattccatgggaaaatccctggaaaaatccatggaaaaatccctggaaaaatcCCTGGAGTTTCAGGGGAAACAGAGgggaaatcagggaaaaatccctgggaaaatccatggaaaaaattcctgaaattcctgggaaaatccaTGAAATCCATGAACCATTCCTAGAAAAATCCgggaaaaatccatggaaaaatccccagaatttcagggaaaaatccaggaaaaaagcccaggaaaaattcctggaaaaatccatggaaaaatcaGGGGGAAAGCCAGGGGAAAATCCCGGGAGTTAAAGGGGAAAATCGGGGGAATAGAGGGGAAATCggggaaaaataatgggaaaatctcaggaatttcagggaaaatccatgggaaatttcatggaaaattccaggaaaattcctggaaaaatccaggggaaaattccaggaaaattccGGGGAAAATCgggggaaaatcagggaaaaatccCGGGAGTtaaaggggaaaattgggggaaaacgAGGGGAAAGAATGGGGAAATTagagaaaaatcacaggaaTTTCGGGGAAAATCCAggggaaaattccaggaaaattccaggaaaattccaggaaaattcctgggaaaatcgggggaaaatcagggaaaaatccCGGGAGTtaaaggggaaaattggggggaataGAGGGGAAAGAACGgggaaatcagggaaaaatcaCGGAAAAAtctcaggaattttggggaaaatccatgggaaaattccaggaaaaatccctgggaaaattccaggaaaattcctgggaaaattgggggaaaatcagggaaaaatccCGGGAGTTAAAGGGGAAATAGAGCGGAAAGAACggggaaatcaggaaaaaatctcaggaattttggggaaaatccagggaaaaaatctctgaaatccATGGGGAAATCTATGGGAAAATTCCAGgggaaaatccatggaaaattccaggaaaattcctgggaaaatcgggggaaaatcagggaaaaatccCGGGAGTTTCAggggaaatccatggaaaaatccCTGGAAGAATCCATGGAAAATTCCCCAGAATTTCAGGGAAAAGCCATGAAATAAATCCCTGAAATTCCATGGGAAAATCCCTGGAAAATCCATGGGAAAATCTCTggaaaaatccctggaaaaatcCCTGGAGTTTCAGGGGAAACAGAGgggaaatcagggaaaaatccctgggaaaatccatggaaaaaattcctgaaattcctgggaaaatccaTGAAATCCATGAACCATTCCTAGAAAAATCCgggaaaaatccatggaaaaatccccagaatttcagggaaaaatccaggaagaatcccaggaaaaaaatcccaggaaaaattcctggaaaaatcagggggaaagccaggggaaaatctgggaaaaatccatgggaaaatccaggaaaaatccCGGAAAAATCCCGGGAGTTTCAGGggaaacacagagaaaacagaggggAAATCTGGGATAAATCAGGGAAAATCCATGGGAAAATCCCCAGAATTTCAGgggaaatccagggaaaaatCCACGGggaaaatccctggaaaaaacaatggaaaaatcCGGGAAAAACCCCTGGAAAAATCCGGGAAAAACCCTGgaaaaaacaatggaaaaatttaggaaaaatccgggaaaaaccctggaaaaaacaatgggaaaattcaggaaaaatccctggaaaaatccgggaaaaaccctggaaaaaacaatggaaaaaatcaggaaaaatccctaaaaaaatccGGGAAAAACCCCGGGAGTTTCAGGggaaacagagagaaaacagagaggaaatcaggaaaaaatccaggaaaaatctgggaaaaatctgggaaaaatccctgaaactccagggaaaaatcccagaaaaaaatcccaggaatgtcaggaaaaatccatggaaaaatccaggaaaaatccaggaaaaaccCCGGGAGTTTCAGGggaaacagagagaaaacagagaggatatcaggaaaaaaatcacggaaaaatctgggaaaatccaggaaaaatctgggaaaaatccctgaaactccagggaaaaatcccagaaaaacaTCCCaggaaatttcaggaaaaatccatggaaaaatccctggaaaaatccaggaaaaatcctTGGAAATATCCGGGAAAAACCCCGGGAGTTTCAGGggaaacagagagaaaacagagaggaaatcaggaaaaaaatcatggaaaaatctgggaaaatccaggaaaaatctgggaaaaatccCTGAAACTCCAGGGGAAAATCCCGGAAAAAAGTCCcaggaatttcaggaaaaatccatggaaaaatccgggaaaaatccatggaaaaatcGGGGGGAAATCCAcggaattccagggaaaatccATTCAAACCCCACCTTGGTGTCCTCCTGAAGCTCCTGAGATCCTCCACTGACCACAGGATGACCACTGAgatgaccactgaccactgggATGACCTCAGGGACATTccaccattcccatccctcCTTGACCTTGACCAccaccccaaagtgaccccTCCAAGCCCCACCTCGGTGTCCTCCTGAAGTTCCTGAGATCCTCCACTGACCACTGGGATGACCACTGACCCCAGGGATGACCACAGGGACATTCCACCATCCCACCCCTCCTTGACCTTGACCACCACCCCAAGATGACCTCTCCAAGCCCCACCTTGGTGGTCCTCCTGAAGCTCCTGAGATCCTCCACTGACCACTGAGATGACCACAGGGACATTCCAccattcccacccctcctcAAGGTTGCCCACCACCCCAAGACGCCCCCTCCAAACCCCACCTCGGTGTCCTCCTGAGGTTCCTCAGGATGTTCCTCCTGCATGGATCCTCCACTGACCACTGGGATGACCACTGGGCCATCCCACCCCTCCTCAAGCTTGTCCACCACCCCAAGATGACCCCTCCAAGCCCCACCTCGGTGTCCTCCTGAAGCTCCTGAGATCCTCCACTGACCACAGGATGACCACTGGGATGTTCCACCATTCCCACCCCTCCTTGACCTTGCCCACCACCCCAAAACGACCCCTCCAAGCCCCACCTTCACCCCAAGCCCCACCTTGGTGTCCTCCTGAAGCTCCTGAGATCCTCCACTGGGAGGATCCATCCACATCCACATCCATCCACAGGGATGACCACTGACCATGGGACCATTCCCATCCCTCCTTGACCTTGACCATCACCCAAGATGACCCCTCCAAGCCGCACCTCGGTGTCCTCCTGAAGCTCCTGAGATCCTCCACTGACCACTGAGATGACCACAGGGACGTTCCACCATTCTATCCCTCCTTGACCTTGACCACCACCCCAAGATGACCCCTCCAAGCCCCACCTTCACCCCAAGCCCCACCTCGGTGTCCTCCTGAAGTTCCTGAGATCCTCCACTGACCACTGGGACGACCACAGGGACATTccaccattcccatccctcCTTGACCTTGACCAccaccccaaagtgaccccTCCAAACCCCACCTTCACCCCAAGCCCCACCTCGGCGTCCTCCTGAAGTTCCTGAGATCCTCCACTGACCACAGGATGACCACTGAATGACCACTGAGATGACCACAGGGATGACCACTGACCATGGGACCATTCCCACCCCTCCTTGACCTTGACCACCACCCCAAGATGACCCCTCCAAGCCCCACCTTGGTGTCCTCCTGAAGCTCCTGAGATCCTCCACTGACCACTGAGATGACCACAGAGACATTCCACCATTCCCACCCCTCCTTGACCTTGACCACCAGCCCAAGATGACCCCTCCAAGCCCCACCTTGGTGTCCTCCTGAGGCTCCTCAGGATGTTCCTCCTGGGGGATCCTCCACAGACCACAGGGATGACCACAGGGATGACCACTAAgatgaccactgaccactgggCCATTCTATCCCTCTTTGACCTTGACCACCACCCCAAGATGACCCCTCCAAGCCCCACCTTCACCCCAAGCCCCACCTCGGTGTCCTCCTGAAGCTCCTGAGGTCCTCCAATGACCACAGGATGACCACAGGGATGACCACTGACCCCAGGGATGACCACAGGGACATTCCACCATTCCCACCCCTCCTTGACCTTGACCACCACCCCAAGATGACCCCTCCAAGCCCACCTTGGTGTCCTCCTGAAGTTCCTGAGATCCTCCACTGACCATAGGATGACCACTAAgatgaccactgaccactgggCCATTCTATCCCTCCTTGACCTTGACCATCACCCCAAGATGACCCCTGCAAGCCCCACCTTCACCCCAAGCCCCACCGTGGTGTCCTCCTGAAGCTCCTGAGATCCTCCACTGACCACAGGATGACCACAGGGACATTCCACCATTCCCACCCCTCCTTGACCATGACCCtcaccccaaagtgaccccTCCAAGCCCCACCTTGGTGGTCCTCCTGAGGCTCCTGAGGATGTTCCTGCGGCGCGGATCCTCCCCGTCGGCCGCCTCGAAGGCCATGCCGGCGCTGTCCCCCTTGTACCCGCCATGGCCGCCGGGTTCTTCATCCTTCTTCCTGCCCGAGCCCAGCTCATCGTCGCTGCCGACGCCCAGGCCGGGCCGGTAGCCGGCGAAGCGGCCGAGCCGCGCGCAGCGGGCGCGGTAGAGCCGCGGTTTGGCGGCGGTGacggcggcgcggcggccgcggcgctcCAGGGAGCCGCTGTCCATCTCGCTGTCGGAGCCGTTGCCGCTGCCGCCGTTGGACGGCGCCTTGTTGATGTTGCGCACGGTGATGATCTTGCCCTGGGTGCTGTCCTGAGGAACCGAGTAGATGTTCTCCTCCTCGCTGCGCGGCTTGGCCACCGCGTCCATGGGCTCGGCGTAGTCCGAAGGGTCGAAGCAATCCGCCGCCAACCACGCCGACGATGACGCCGAGCGCCGCCGGACGTCACGGTGGCCGTCGGCCGCCTCGAAATGCGACGGCGCTTTGGGTTTGGGCGGGACCTTGGAGGACGCCGCGACAAACCCGGAGGTGTCACCACCATCCGGCTCGGCGCAGAGTTTGGCGATCTCCTCGcggaaggggctggagcccggCAGCGCCTCGGCGTCCTCCTCGGAGTCGGCGGCGTGGGAGTTGCAGAGCGGCGATCCGGCGCGCGGCGAGTTGAAGACGTCCTCGCCGGCGCCGCAGGCCTCGGCGGCGTTGTCGTACATGTGCGCCGCCTCCACCATGTTCTTCTTGTCCAGCGCGTCCTtgaggaagggctggaagacgTCCAGCTTGGCGTGGCCGCGCGGCAGGGCGGCGAACCGCGCCTCCATCTCCTGCGCCATCTCCTCGCCCTCGGCCAGCTGCTCGCGGCTCACCTCGTCCTCCGCCTCGGCGCCGTCGGCCAGCGCCACCAGCTGCACCGGCACGATGTCCGGCACGTCGGCCAGGAAGGCGCGCAGCGTGGCCAGCGAGGCGCGGCGCCGCGCGGCGTAGAAGGCGATGTAGCCGTGCACCAGGCGGCTCTTGCGCAGCCCGAAGGCCGCGTGGTACGACAGCAGCGCCAGCTCCACCCGCCGCCGCTGCGGCCCCACCGCCGCCTCCAGCAGcaccgccgcgccgccgcccggcgCCGCCCGGCACAGCTGCGCCTGCAGGATGGGCAGCAGCGCCTCCTCGGCGCTCACCGGGTCGCCGCACATCAGGCACGCCGCCAGGCGCAGCTCGGCGCCGTCGGCCGCGTCCCGGGGGCCCGGCGCCGGCGCGGCGCCGAGGCCGCGTTTGGCGTCCAGCAGCCCCTTGAGGACTTGGCCGATCTGCTTCTCGTTGATGGTGCGGCCGTAGCCGATGCCGGCCGACGCCGGGTCCAGGAAGACGCACTGCAGCTTGCCGGCGATGCGCTGGCCCTGCTGGATCAGGCTCTGCAGCGTCTCGCCGCCGCcctcgccgccgccgcgcttGTTGACCAACACCAGCGCCAGGGGCAGCTGCGGCGCGGCGTGGCCGTCGCGGCGGCCGGCGGCCGACTCGCGGCTCTTCTCCACGCTCTCCACCACGTAGGACAGCGACTCCTTGGAGTTGTAGAGGCACAGGCAGCCGTGCGGTTGGAAGGTCGGCGTTTGGAAGGCGTTGACCGGCAGCCGCACGTTGCCCTCGATGGGCCTCAAGGCCAACTCGTAGACCTTGCCCTCGATGACGTACTTGTCGTCGTCGGCGCAGAGCGCGCGGATCTCGTTGGCCAGCTCGCGCGCCAAGCCGTCCTTGCCCAGGATGACCAGGTTGATGCGGTCGGCGTCGGCGTCGCCGCGCCGCTGGGCCGGCCGGGCGAAGCGCGaggccagcagctgctccacgCGGGCGTCCACGCAGGCGCCGCAGCCGGGACACGTCTCCTTGGTGGGGTGGTAGACGAAGTGGATGTGCTTGAGGACCAGCGCGTCGCGCTCGGCCTGCAGCTTCTGCAGCGCCTTGAAGCGCTGCTCCTCACCCAACACCTCCTGGATGACGCCCATCTTCTCCTTGCTGGGCTTGGCGTCCAGCTCCAGCTCGTAGAAGAGCTCCGAGTactccaggagcagctcctggaagtCCTCCTTGGCTTTGTCGATCAGGCGCTTCTGGTGCTTGCCGTAGATGTCCACGTAGACCGACTCGTCCAGCCAGAGGTAGAAGTCCTCGTTCATGATGAAGCTGCGCGCCTCCTCCCAGGGTTTGCCGGGCGTGACGAAGGGCGAGCTCTCCAGGTTGTCCAGGAACGCCCTCCGCATCTCGGCGCGCTTCCGCTCGGCGCGCAGCTTCTCCAGGTGGGCCTCGTAGAGCTGCTCGGCCGCCGGCGTCTCCAGCAGGTCGAAGGGGATGCGCTCGTTGTCGGCGTCGTCCACGTGGTCGCTGGCGTCCCACGGCGTCTCCTCCAGCACCACGAACCACTTGAGGAAGTCGGGTTTGGCCTCCAGCAGCTTCTCGGCCTTGGCGCGGCTCAGGCGGTCGATCTCGTCCAGATCCGGCACGAGGGCGTCCAGCGCCTGCGGCAGCAGCGCCAGGTACGCGCGGCGGCGCCGCTCGACGTGCTCCTGCTTGAGGCGCTGCGCgtgctgcaggaagagcttcttGGCCTTCTGGGTGCCCTCCAAGTAGACGTAATCTTGGTACTCCGGCGCCGACCGCATGCGCCGGCTGACGTCCGGCCACGCCTCGTGGTGGCTCTTGACCACGCGGCTGACCAGCCACTCGTAGCGGTCCTTGGCGGCGGCGatctgctggctctgctgcttgAGCGCCTCGAAGTAGGGGATGATCTTGGCTTTGCCGCGGCTCTTGTCCAACAGCTGCACCAAGGTGCCGAACGCCAGCTCCACGTTGACGTTGGAACGCGCCGAGGTCTCCACCACCTGCAGGTTCTTCTTGCCCAGGGCGAAGGCGTGGGCGTCGCGGATGTAGCGCTCCACGCCCTCGTCGCACTTGGTCAGCACCACCACCACGGGTTTCTTGGTTTTGGCCAGCTGGTTGTAGAGGTTGGAGACGAACTTGAGCTGCTCGTCGAAGTTGCGGTTCATGCCGCGGCTGACGTCCACGCAGAGCAGGAACCCGTCCACCGGCAGCTTGCCGTCGGGCATCTGCTTCTGCTCGAAGtcctgctccaagcccagctgGTCGGTGCAGAAGTACATCAACTTCTCCGCCGACGCCAACTTGGTGGCCGCCGCCCTCTTGATGTAGGGCTGCAGCGCGGTGCTGCGGTGCGGCTGGAAGGTCTGGTCGTCGATGAACTCCGTCTGCTCCACCACGTGGACGCGGCACTCGGCGCACTCCTCCAGCGGCCGCGCCACCTCGCCCCAGTAGAGGAAGTGGTCATTGTTGACCACCCTGCCCCCGAAGTCACTGGTGCTGAGCACCGAGGTGTGCTCCAAGTGGAAGTCGTCGGCGCCGGGCCGCACGAATCGGTTGCAAAGGCAAGATTTGCCGACGCCGCACTGGCCTTTCTCCTTCTCGGTGCCGGACAGCCCCACCACGCTGACGTTGTAGGTGGGCGTGCGGCCATCTTGCTTGCGGGCCATCATCATGGTCGCAGCATGGCGGCCCCGGCGCGGGCGCGGCGTTGGCGGGGGACGGGTCTCAGGGCAGGCGCGGCGGGGCCATGCCGGGAGCGCCGGCGCGGCTTCAGAAGGCCGCGGTGGGCGCCGCCGACGGGCGGCCCAGGCGTCGCCCTGcggggagagacagagagaggagaaggtgAGCGAGGAGTCGGCGCGGATCTTCCACCCAACTGGATGGTCTCCATGGTGGACACAACTCTTCCACCCAACCAAAGACCTTCCATGGTGGACACAACTCTTACAGCCAACCAAAGACCTTCCATGATGGACACAACTCTTCCACCCAAACAAATGTTCTCCATGGTGGACACAACTCTTCCACCCAACCAAATGTCATCGTGATCGGTGTGGCTTCTCCACCCAACCGGATGCTCTCCATGGTGGACACAACTCTTCCACCCAACCAAAGACCTTCCATGGTGGACACGACTCTTCCACCATGGTGGACACAACTTCTCCACCCAACCAAAGGTCACCACAATGGACACAGCTCCTCCACCCAACCAAAGACTTTCCATGGTGGACACAACTCTTCCACCCAACCGAAGGTTCTCCATGATGGACACAACTCCTTCACCATGGTGGACACAACTTTTTCACCCAACCAAAGGTCATCGTGATTGGCGTTGGTTTCTCCAACCAACCAGATGCTCTCCATGGTGGACACAACTCTTCCACCATGATGGACACAACTTCTCCGCCATGATGGACACAACTCCTTCACCATGGTGGACACAAATTCTCCACCCAACCAAAGACCTTCCATGGTGGACACAACTCTTCCACCCAACCAAAGACCTTCCATGGTGGACACAACTCTTCCACCCAACCAAAGACCTTCCATGGTGGACACAACTCTTCCACCATGATGGACACAACTTCTCCACCATGGTGGACACAACTCTTCCACCCAACCGAAGGTTCTCCATGGTGGACACAACTCTTCCACCCAACCGAAGGTTCTCCATGGTGGACACAACTCCTCCACCCAACCAAAGACCTTCCATGATGGACACAACTCTTTCACCATGATGGACAGAACTCTTCCACCCAACCAAAGGCCTTCCATGGTGGACACAACTCTTCCACCATGGTGGACACAAGTTCCCCACCATGATGGACACAACTTCTCCACCCAACCAAAGACTCTCCATGGTGGACACAACTTCTTCACCATGGTGGACACAACTCTTCCACCATGATGGACACAACTTCTCCACCATGGCGGACACAATGTCTCCACCCAACCAAAAACCCTCCATGGTGGACACAACTCTTCCACCCAACTGAAGGTTCTCCATGATGGACACAACTCCTTCACCATGGTGGACACAACTTCCCCACCCAACCAAAGACTCTCCATGATGGACACAACTCTTCCACCATGATGGACACAACTCTTCCACCCAACCAAAGACCTTCCATGGTGGACACAACTCTTCCACCCAACCAAAGACTCTCCATGGTGGACACAACTCTTCCACCCAACCGAAGGTTCTCCATGATGGACACAACTCTTCCACCATGATGGACACAACTCTTCCACCCAACCAAAGGTCACCACGATGGACACAACTCTTACAGCCAACCGAAGACCTTCCATGGTGGACACAACTCTTCCACCATGGTGGACACAACTCTTCCACCATGATGGACACAACTCCTTCACCATGATGGACACAACTGCTCCACCATGATGGACACAACTTCTCCACCCAACCAAAGACCCACCATGGTAGACACAACTCTTCCACCATGATGGACACAACTTCTCCACCCAACCAAAGACCTTCCATGGTGGACATAACTCTTCCACCACGATGGACACAACTTCTCCACCCAACCAAAGACCTTCCATGGTGGACACAACTCTTCCACCATGATGGACACAACTTCTCCATCATGATGGACACAACTCCTTCACCATGGTGGACACAACTCTTCCACCATGATGGACACAACTTCTCCGCCATGGTGGACACAACTCTTACAGCCAGCCAATGGTCACCACGATGGACACAACTCCTCCACCCAACCGAAGACCTTCCATGGTGGACACAACTCTTCCACCCAACCGAAGGTTCTCCATGATGGACACAACTCTTACAGCCAACCCAAGACTCTCCATGATGGACACAACTCTTCCACCATGATGGACACAACTTCTCCACCATGATGGACACAACTCTTCCACCATGGTGGACACAACTTCTCCACCATGATGGACACAACTCTTCCACCATGGTGGACACAACTTCTCCACCCAACCGAAGACCTTCCATGGTGGACACAACTCTTCCACCATAATGGACACAACTTCTCCACCATGATGGACACAAATTCTTCACCATGGTGGAAACAACTTCTCCACCCAACCGAAGACTCTCCATGATGGACCCAACTCTTCCACCCAACCAAAGACTCTCCATGATGGACACAACTCCTTCACCATGGTGGACACAAGTTCACCATGGTGGACACAACTCTTCCACCCAACCAAAGACTCTCCATGATGCTCACAACTCTTCCACCCAACCGAAGACCTTCCATGGTGGACACAACTCTTCCACCATGGTGGACACAACTCTTCCACCATGGTGGACACAACTCTTTCACCATGATGGACACAACTTCTCCATCATGATGGACACAACTTCTTCACCATGATGGACACAACTCTTTCACCATGATGGACACAACTTCTCCAACATGATGGACACAACTTCTTCACCATGATGGCCACAACTCTTCCACCATGATGGACACAACTCTTCCACCATGATGGACACAACTTCTCCACCATGATGGATACAACTCTTCCACCCAACCAAAGGTTCTCCATGATGGACACAACTCTTCCACCATGATGGACACAACTTCTCCACCATGATGGACACAACTCTTCCACCATGATGGACACAACTTCTCCACCATGATGGACACAACTTCTCCACCATGATGGACACAACTTCTCCACCATGGTGGACACAACTTCTCCACCATGGTGGACACAACTCTTACAGCCAACCAAAAACCCTCCATGATGGACACAATTCTTCCACCCAACTGAAGGTTCTCCATGATGGACACAACTCCTCCACCATGATGGACACAACTCTTCCACCCAACCAAAGACCTTCCATGGTGGACACAACTCTTCCACCATGATGGACACAACTTCTCCACCATGATGGACACAACTCCTCCACCCAACCAAAGGTTCTCCATGATGGACACAACTCCTTCACCATGGTGGACACAACTTCTCCACCCAACCAAAGGTCACCACAATGGACACAGCTCCTCCACCCAACCAAAGACTTTCCATGGTGGACACAACTCTTCCACCCAACCGAAGGTTCTCCATGGTGGACACAACTCTTCCATCCATGGTGGACACAACTTCTCCACCATGATGGACATAACTTCTTCACCATGGTGGACACAACTTCTCCACCCAACCAAAGACTCTCCATGACGGACACAACTCTTCCACCCAAACGAATGTTCTCCATGATGGACACAACTCCTTCACCATCATAGACACAACTTCTCCACCATGATGGACACAACTCTTCCACCATGATGGACACAACTTCTCCACCATGATGGACACAACTTCTCCACCATGGTGGACACAACTTCTCCACCATGGTGGACACAACTTCTCCACCATGATGGACACAACTTCTCCACCATGATGGACACAACTTCTTCACCCAACCGAAGACTGTCCATGGTGGacacccaaaaattcctgactattttccctggaattccctgaCTCAGCAGTTCCTGATTGACCCCAAAtttctcaaaaaatcccaaaatcccaaaaaatcccaaaattccgggGATGAATCCTCACCCAGAGCTGCAAATTTCAGctttaaacccccaaaaattcccaatttttccctggaattcccgattttcccctggaattcccaatttttctggAATTCCCTGAGCCAGCAGTTCCTGAttgaccccaaatttcccaaaatatcccaaaaaatcccaaaattccgggTGTGAATCCTCACCCAGAGCTGCAAATTCCGGCTTTAAacacccaaaaattcaaaattttcccCGGAATTCCCGATTTTTCCCCCTGGAATTGACGATTTTTCTGGAATTCCCTGAGTCAGCAGTTCCTGAttgacccaaaattcccaaaaaaccccaaaatcccaaaaaatcccaaaattccagggatGAATCCTCACCCAGAGCTGCAAATTCCAGTTTTAAA includes these proteins:
- the ARHGAP35 gene encoding rho GTPase-activating protein 35; the protein is MMMARKQDGRTPTYNVSVVGLSGTEKEKGQCGVGKSCLCNRFVRPGADDFHLEHTSVLSTSDFGGRVVNNDHFLYWGEVARPLEECAECRVHVVEQTEFIDDQTFQPHRSTALQPYIKRAAATKLASAEKLMYFCTDQLGLEQDFEQKQMPDGKLPVDGFLLCVDVSRGMNRNFDEQLKFVSNLYNQLAKTKKPVVVVLTKCDEGVERYIRDAHAFALGKKNLQVVETSARSNVNVELAFGTLVQLLDKSRGKAKIIPYFEALKQQSQQIAAAKDRYEWLVSRVVKSHHEAWPDVSRRMRSAPEYQDYVYLEGTQKAKKLFLQHAQRLKQEHVERRRRAYLALLPQALDALVPDLDEIDRLSRAKAEKLLEAKPDFLKWFVVLEETPWDASDHVDDADNERIPFDLLETPAAEQLYEAHLEKLRAERKRAEMRRAFLDNLESSPFVTPGKPWEEARSFIMNEDFYLWLDESVYVDIYGKHQKRLIDKAKEDFQELLLEYSELFYELELDAKPSKEKMGVIQEVLGEEQRFKALQKLQAERDALVLKHIHFVYHPTKETCPGCGACVDARVEQLLASRFARPAQRRGDADADRINLVILGKDGLARELANEIRALCADDDKYVIEGKVYELALRPIEGNVRLPVNAFQTPTFQPHGCLCLYNSKESLSYVVESVEKSRESAAGRRDGHAAPQLPLALVLVNKRGGGEGGGETLQSLIQQGQRIAGKLQCVFLDPASAGIGYGRTINEKQIGQVLKGLLDAKRGLGAAPAPGPRDAADGAELRLAACLMCGDPVSAEEALLPILQAQLCRAAPGGGAAVLLEAAVGPQRRRVELALLSYHAAFGLRKSRLVHGYIAFYAARRRASLATLRAFLADVPDIVPVQLVALADGAEAEDEVSREQLAEGEEMAQEMEARFAALPRGHAKLDVFQPFLKDALDKKNMVEAAHMYDNAAEACGAGEDVFNSPRAGSPLCNSHAADSEEDAEALPGSSPFREEIAKLCAEPDGGDTSGFVAASSKVPPKPKAPSHFEAADGHRDVRRRSASSSAWLAADCFDPSDYAEPMDAVAKPRSEEENIYSVPQDSTQGKIITVRNINKAPSNGGSGNGSDSEMDSGSLERRGRRAAVTAAKPRLYRARCARLGRFAGYRPGLGVGSDDELGSGRKKDEEPGGHGGYKGDSAGMAFEAADGEDPRRRNILRSLRRTTKKPKAKARPSLSKAPWESSYFGVPLASVVSPERPIPVFIERCIQYIEATGLSTEGIYRVSGNKSEMESLQRQFDQDHGLDLAEKDFTVNAVAGAMKSFFSELPEPLVPYAMQLELVEAHKIGDREQKLLALRDVLRRFPRENYEVFKYVIAHLNRVSQQHRVNLMTSENLSICFWPTLMRPDFSTMDALTATRTYQTIIELFIHQCPFFFSLRPPPDTPGSPGPAPATAPSPPSPARTPSPPPETLEP